In Oreochromis niloticus isolate F11D_XX linkage group LG18, O_niloticus_UMD_NMBU, whole genome shotgun sequence, one genomic interval encodes:
- the sugp1 gene encoding SURP and G-patch domain-containing protein 1 has product MESGDAGRGGWKSRPIQPQKSKMNMTILRQEKLIAQKKKEIEERMAEQAKMNVQTTSKPLSESSTSVQGASTNKFANDGSFLQQFMKMQKEKAHVSGSINDAKIPSTPTLSPGGNALQKKSIFVGQRPGLGVSSMLNQFKSFSQSKKNPILSQRPSVFCSPDGEDEEEEADYSKFLEMKVSPPEDSDTRLIIDKMASFVAEGGPELEKKAKEDYKDNPVFSFLYDKSSVEYLYYKKKIAELKKDLQRPEKLSDNVSPPVDAETQQVAEKLAKFVAEGGPEVEAIAAERNRNNPAFSFLYDEQSPAHRFYKEKVKEYRAANSQNSADLTGDSRTAVKPPAAFPVPEFSPQQSQPSALNFKESEPPPVKRKRKSRWGSEDDKVDLPIPPIVVPHENSLPDPNAPSLSAQELRGLGYKKGKPLGLVGVTELSEDQKRQLKEQQEMQEMYDMIMKHKRAMADMQVMWEKAIREHQHEYDSDEEVDQQAGTWEHRLRKMEMEKTREWAESLTEMGKGKHFIGDFLPPEELEKFMETFKALKEGRDPDYSEYKEFKLTVENLGFRMLMKMGWKEGEGLGSEGQGIKAPVNKGTTAMNGAGFGIDRPAELTKGDDEYDAFRKRMMLAYRFRPNPLNNPRRPYY; this is encoded by the exons ATGGAGTCTGGCGATGCAG GTCGAGGAGGGTGGAAGTCCAGACCCATCCAACCACAGAAAAGCAAGATGAACATGACGATTCTCCGTCAAGAAAAACTGATAGCtcagaagaaaaaagagattGAAGAAAGAATGGCAGAGCAAGCAAAAATGAATGTGCAAACCACTAGCAAGCCTCTGTCTGAAAG TTCTACCAGTGTCCAAGGGGCTTCCACAAATAAGTTCGCAAATGATGGGAGCTTCTTAcagcagttcatgaagatgCAGAAGGAAAAGGCACATGTGTCTG GTTCCATCAATGACGCCAAGATCCCATCAACCCCAACTTTATCACCAGGAGGAAATGCGCTACAGAAAAAGAGCATTTTCGTTGGCCAGCGACCTGGCCTTGGAGTCAGCAGCATGCTAAATCAGTTCAAGAGCTTCTCACAGTCCAAGAAGAATCCTATTCTCAGCCAGAGGCCAAGTGTCTTTTGTTCTCCAGATGGCGAAGATGAGGAAGAAGAGGCCGATTACTCCAAATTCTTAGAGATGAAAG TCTCTCCCCCAGAGGATTCAGACACCAGACTCATTATCGACAAGATGGCTTCTTTTGTGGCCGAGGGGGGACCTGAGTTGGAGAAGAAGGCTAAGGAAGACTACAAGGACAATCCTGTTTTCTC TTTTTTGTATGATAAGAGCAGCGTGGAATATCTCTACTACAAGAAAAAGATTGCAGAATTGAAAAAGGATTTGCAAAGACCAGAGAAACTCTCAGATAATG TCTCCCCCCCAGTGGACGCGGAAACCCAGCAGGTGGCTGAGAAGCTGGCCAAGTTTGTGGCGGAGGGTGGCCCAGAGGTGGAAGCCATCGCTGCTGAGCGCAACCGAAACAACCCAGCCTTCAG TTTTTTATATGATGAACAAAGTCCAGCCCACCGTTTCTACAAAGAGAAAGTAAAGGAGTATCGTGCTGCAAACTCTCAGAACTCTGCAGATTTAACAGGAGATTCTAGGACAGCTGTTAAGCCACCAGCTGCTTTTCCAGTACCAGAATTCTCTCCACAGCAGAGCCAGCCATCTGCACTTAACTTTAAGGAGTCAGAACCCCCACCTGTGAAACGAAAGAGGAAGAGCAGATGGGGGTCTGAAGATGACAAAGTCGACCTGCCTATTCCTCCAATTGTTGTTCCTCATGAGAACAGTCTTCCAGACCCTAACGCACCATCACTTTCTG CCCAGGAGCTGAGAGGTCTGGGTTATAAAAAAGGGAAGCCTCTTGGTCTGGTTGGAGTGACAGAATTATCTGAGGACCAGAAGAGACAATTGAAAGAACAACAAGAG atgCAAGAGATGTATGACATGATTATGAAGCACAAGCGTGCGATGGCAGACATGCAGGTGATGTGGGAGAAGGCCATAAGAGAGCATCAGCACGAGTATGACAGCGATGAAGAGGTGGACCAGCAAGCGGGGACCTGGGAACATCGGCTCCGAAAGATGGAAATGGAGAAGACTCGCG AATGGGCTGAATCTCTGACAGAAATGGGTAAAGGGAAGCACTTTATTGGTGACTTCCTGCCCCCAGAGGAGCTGGAGAAGTTTATGGAGACTTTCAAGGCACTAAAG GAGGGTCGGGACCCTGACTACTCAGAATACAAAGAGTTTAAGTTGACGGTGGAGAATCTCGGTTTCCGAATGCTCATGAAGATGGGCTGGAAAGAAGGCGAAGGCCTCGGCAGTGAAGGACAGGGAATAAAGGCTCCTGTCAACAA GGGAACTACGGCTATGAATGGAGCAGGATTTGGAATTGACCGCCCAGCTGAGCTCACAAAAGGTGATGATGAATATGACGCTTTTAGAAAGAGGATGATGCTCGCCTACCGCTTCAGGCCCAACCCACTG AATAATCCACGGAGACCATATTACTAA